One genomic window of Bradyrhizobium sp. B124 includes the following:
- a CDS encoding FdhF/YdeP family oxidoreductase, whose translation MVQKRDVPGIRPYDAPAGGWGALKATAIAVRDQMDLVEAPITLLRTNKPDGFDCPGCAWPDKEHTSTFQFCENGAKAVTWEATSKRVTPQFFADHTVTELLTWSDFHLENEGRLTEPLAYDAASDTYQPISWDNAFARIGASLRSLPDPNMAEFYTSGRASNEAAFLFQIFAREYGTNNFPDCSNMCHEATSVGLPQSIGIGKGTVSLDDFDHCELIIAMGHNPGTNHPRMMGTLWEVSRRGVPIIVFNPLRERALERFADPQDPIEMATLGSTRIASTYYQPKVGADAAVLKGVMKALIEKDDATHDVLDHAFIAEHTNGFAAFAADLRATSWQAIETVSGFSRAQLGEVAAAYAKSNATIITYGMGITQHSRGTDNVQQIANLLLLKGNYGKPGAGICPLRGHSNVQGNRTVGITEKPNIPMFEGIERTFGFKPPRHHGHDAVAAMEAIDDGRSKVLICLGGNFAIALPDPERCAAGMRKLELAVHLGTKLNRSHLLVGKQSIILPVLGRTERDIQASGPQVVTVEDSMSMVHASRGKLTPASENLLSESAIVAGMAMATLPASKVPWLELIADYDRIRDAIEGVFPDFKDYNARIRIPGGFRLPLPPTERKWTTPSGKAEFLIFDGLEEDPVLTDETILKLATIRSHDQYNTTIYGLNDRYRGVFGRRDVLFANEADLTARGLAHGDLVEIETALPSGAPRRLTLTAIVYDIARGSVAAYYPEANGLVPLDYQDKESGTPSYKSVPVHIRRAAQAA comes from the coding sequence ATGGTCCAAAAGCGCGACGTTCCCGGTATCCGACCCTATGATGCTCCGGCTGGCGGCTGGGGCGCCCTCAAGGCCACGGCGATCGCGGTTCGCGACCAGATGGACCTGGTCGAGGCGCCGATCACGCTGCTGCGCACCAACAAGCCGGACGGCTTCGACTGTCCGGGCTGCGCCTGGCCGGACAAGGAGCACACCTCCACTTTCCAGTTCTGCGAGAACGGCGCCAAGGCCGTGACCTGGGAGGCGACCAGCAAGCGCGTCACGCCTCAATTCTTCGCCGACCATACCGTCACCGAGCTGCTGACCTGGAGCGATTTCCATCTGGAGAACGAGGGCCGGCTGACCGAGCCGCTCGCCTATGACGCCGCAAGCGACACCTACCAGCCGATCAGCTGGGATAACGCCTTTGCGCGGATCGGCGCGAGCCTGCGCAGCCTGCCCGATCCTAACATGGCCGAGTTCTACACCTCGGGCCGCGCCTCGAACGAGGCTGCGTTCCTGTTCCAGATCTTCGCGCGCGAGTATGGCACGAACAACTTCCCCGACTGCTCGAACATGTGCCACGAGGCGACCAGTGTCGGGCTGCCGCAATCGATCGGCATCGGCAAGGGCACGGTGTCGCTGGACGATTTCGACCATTGCGAGCTGATCATCGCGATGGGCCACAACCCCGGCACCAACCATCCGCGCATGATGGGCACCCTGTGGGAGGTCTCGCGCCGCGGCGTGCCGATCATCGTGTTCAATCCACTGCGCGAGCGCGCGCTGGAGCGCTTTGCCGATCCGCAGGACCCGATCGAGATGGCGACCCTTGGCTCGACGCGGATCGCCTCGACCTATTATCAGCCCAAGGTCGGCGCCGACGCCGCGGTGCTGAAAGGCGTCATGAAGGCACTGATCGAGAAGGATGACGCAACACACGACGTGCTCGATCATGCCTTCATCGCCGAGCACACCAACGGCTTTGCCGCGTTCGCCGCCGACCTGCGTGCCACGTCGTGGCAGGCGATCGAGACCGTCTCCGGTTTCAGCCGCGCCCAACTCGGCGAGGTCGCCGCCGCCTATGCCAAATCCAATGCCACCATCATCACCTACGGCATGGGCATCACCCAGCACAGCCGCGGCACCGACAATGTCCAACAGATCGCAAACCTGCTGCTGCTGAAGGGCAATTACGGCAAGCCCGGCGCCGGCATCTGCCCGCTGCGCGGCCACTCCAACGTGCAGGGCAACCGCACCGTCGGCATCACCGAGAAGCCCAACATCCCGATGTTCGAGGGCATCGAGCGCACCTTCGGCTTCAAGCCGCCGCGCCATCACGGCCATGACGCGGTCGCGGCGATGGAGGCGATCGACGACGGCCGGTCCAAGGTCCTGATCTGCCTCGGCGGCAATTTCGCCATCGCGCTGCCCGATCCCGAGCGTTGCGCGGCCGGCATGCGCAAGCTCGAGCTTGCGGTGCATCTCGGCACCAAGCTCAACCGCTCGCATCTCCTGGTCGGCAAGCAATCGATCATCCTGCCGGTGCTCGGCCGCACCGAGCGCGACATCCAGGCCTCGGGGCCGCAGGTCGTCACGGTCGAGGATTCGATGTCGATGGTGCACGCCTCGCGCGGCAAGCTGACCCCGGCCTCCGAAAACCTGCTTTCGGAATCGGCCATCGTTGCCGGCATGGCGATGGCGACCTTGCCGGCGAGCAAGGTGCCGTGGCTTGAGCTGATCGCCGATTACGACCGCATCCGCGACGCCATCGAGGGCGTGTTCCCCGACTTCAAGGATTACAACGCGCGGATCCGGATTCCCGGCGGCTTCCGCCTGCCGCTGCCGCCGACCGAGCGCAAATGGACGACGCCATCAGGCAAGGCCGAATTCCTGATCTTCGACGGCCTCGAAGAGGACCCGGTGCTGACCGATGAAACCATCCTCAAGCTCGCCACCATCCGCAGCCACGATCAGTACAACACCACGATCTATGGATTGAACGACCGCTATCGCGGCGTGTTCGGGCGGCGCGACGTGCTGTTCGCCAACGAGGCGGACCTCACCGCGCGCGGCCTGGCCCATGGCGATCTCGTCGAGATCGAGACCGCGCTGCCCTCTGGCGCGCCGCGCCGCCTCACCCTGACCGCGATCGTCTACGACATCGCCCGCGGCTCGGTCGCCGCCTACTATCCGGAAGCCAACGGCCTCGTGCCGCTGGATTACCAGGACAAGGAAAGCGGCACGCCGTCGTACAAGTCGGTGCCGGTGCATATCAGGCGAGCGGCTCAGGCGGCGTAG
- a CDS encoding enoyl-CoA hydratase, with amino-acid sequence MDMLNPHCGIDRDSRGVVRLTICNAGKLNIVSSAVTNGVREGFEHLAADPTIRAVILAGESERSMIGGADIKEMAKLDQTSAEAFISRLRDLCEAVRKFPAPVIARLPGWCLGGGLEVAAACDVRVAAHDAMFGMPEVRVGIPSVIHAALLPRLIGWGRARWLMMTAENIDAQTALAWGLVDTVAKPGGLDEAVEHTVKALLECGPEALRIQKDLLRQWEELPLTESVNLSVGVFGKSFQTGEPQRLLQGFLDRKR; translated from the coding sequence ATGGACATGCTCAATCCCCACTGCGGCATCGACCGCGACAGCAGAGGCGTCGTCCGCCTCACGATCTGCAACGCCGGCAAGCTGAACATCGTCAGCTCGGCCGTGACCAACGGCGTGCGCGAAGGCTTTGAGCACCTCGCCGCCGATCCGACCATCCGCGCCGTGATCCTGGCCGGCGAAAGCGAGCGCAGCATGATCGGCGGCGCCGACATCAAGGAGATGGCGAAGCTCGACCAGACGTCAGCCGAAGCGTTCATCAGCCGCCTGCGCGATCTCTGCGAGGCCGTGCGCAAATTCCCCGCGCCTGTCATCGCCCGCCTGCCCGGCTGGTGCCTCGGCGGCGGCCTTGAGGTCGCGGCCGCCTGCGACGTCCGCGTCGCCGCGCATGACGCGATGTTCGGCATGCCCGAGGTGCGCGTCGGCATCCCCTCGGTGATTCATGCCGCTTTGCTGCCGCGCCTGATCGGTTGGGGCCGCGCCCGCTGGCTGATGATGACAGCGGAGAACATCGACGCCCAAACCGCGCTCGCCTGGGGCCTGGTCGACACCGTGGCAAAACCCGGCGGCCTCGATGAGGCCGTCGAGCACACCGTGAAGGCGCTGCTGGAATGCGGCCCCGAAGCGCTGCGGATCCAGAAGGACCTGCTGCGGCAATGGGAAGAGCTGCCGCTGACCGAGTCGGTGAATCTGAGCGTCGGCGTGTTCGGAAAATCCTTCCAGACCGGCGAGCCGCAGCGCCTGTTGCAGGGGTTTCTGGATCGCAAGCGGTAG